TGAAATTCTCTCTGCAGTTAATTCTCTGAGTTCTTGGCTCAGGCGCATTCTTGATGGTGCTGATGACCCCCATATTATCAAACCTCAATCTGGTACTAATGCAgaaagatgattttttttatttgttttgttttgtttttgtgggTTAGAGTTGTATGGTTTCATGATAATATTGATGTGATAATATGATGAATTTAGTTTTTGTAGCAAATTCTGAAGTAATGTGTAATTCTGTAAAAGTTAAAATCAGTTTTAGCTATCTGATTCGTGTAAATGTGTAAAAGGACGGTAAAGCTGTCAGTTTTCGTTCTAAGTACTTGGTTTCTGCATAATCTTGCATAATCTGAAATTAATGTTTCTGCTCGACGTTGTGTGAAAAAATAAGCGTTATTTTAACGTTAGATTACTTTTCAATAGAAAAAATGTAAAGAAAGAGATGTAACACGGATGAAGAAGGGATCAATTGAAAGATATTTATTGGAGCATTGCCTTTTCTAGCTGTAAATGATGAGAAATTTAATTGTCCAAGTTAATATTCTTGACGTTTATTTGTGTTTGTTTTTGCTTATCATATTTCTGGCGCAGGATACAAGCTTGGTGGGCAACAGGCGAATAGTGATAAAAATTCTGAATCTATGGGCTTTTTTAACCTGAGTGGAGAGCAGGTTACCAAGCTGCATGATAAATGTATGCCAAGAAGAATTGGGATATATATGGAACCTTCTGTGGAGTACATTGTTGCAGTCCTCTCTGTTTTAAGGTGTGGAGAGTCATTCATGCCTCTAGACCCATCTTGGCCCGAAGAAAGGATACTGTCAGTTGTGTTTTCTTCAAGAGCTGATCTTATTATTGGGTGTGAAAGTTTAGTTGATGATGGTTGTTTTCATCAGCTTGATAATGTACACTGGCTTGCTTCTCGTGGCTATTGTCCTGTTTTGTGTATTTCTATTAGGCAGTGCATTGAAAGACAAGGTCATTTATGTAGTTTAGTATGGCCCTGTGAAAGTGAATCGTCCAGACTCTTTTGTTACTTGATGTACACATCAGGATCAACAGGAAAGCCTAAAGGTGTATGTGGTACTGAAGCAGGTTAGCTGGTGTTCTAGGCTCTTTATTGGAACATCTTATGGATTTTAACTGCCTCAGCTGTAAATGTTTAGTTTAAATCCAATCATtactttgaattttgaatttcctTCTGATATTCATCTGCATCACAATGTTTTCTGTCAGCCCTTTTTCAGGTCTACTAAATCGGTTCCTATGGATGCAAGACTTATACCCCATGCATGGACAAGATTATCTGGTTTTCAAGACATCCATAAGCTTTATTGATCATTTGCAAGAATTTCTGAGTGGCATACTAACTACTTCTACGTTAGTTGTACCTCCATTCAATGTGCTGAAAGAGAATATACTTTGCATGGTTGACTTTTTACAGGTAACTAGCTAAAGTATTTGAAAATTGTCTACCAAAACTTCATAGAACTTTGTCAATTTTTGGGGCGTCATGTAAATGATATCACTGATGgaagcaaaattttttttactttgggGACATGTAATGAGATCATAAACAACTTCTGGGCCACTTAGCCATTTAATATCTTATTCACATGAGGCAAAAGTTTTTGGCTTTTATGCTTTAGTAGTATGCTTCACGAAAGCACATGTAATAGCTTCACGTTCACTGGAACTAGTTTATCATATGTTGTTGATGGTGTCTTTTGCCTATAGTAGGTCTGTACTTTATTTCTCTTAAAAGCAAGTTGTAATTCTCTTGGACCACATGTCAAAGTTTAATTGCCGCTGCATACCTGAATTGTTTTTTCTCTGGGATGTCAATGTGTAGTATGTCTTGTAAAGAATGTAACCATATTCTTACATTGGGAAAAAGCTAGAAGAAGCCAAGTGATGGAACAATGAGCACGATTTAACAATGGAGCTAAACAGGCTATAATTGATATTTTGCAGATcttaaaaacctttcttctcgTTATACTGCACTTGAGATTCAAACATTGTTTTTTCTCAACATGTTgaataatattttctcaattctgaacaatttttttttttttttttactttttgtgtttttgatttCCCTTTTTCCTGTGGCTGCATTATTCTCAATAATTACAAAGGTTATGTAACCTCAGGAGTAGATGtctaaatataaaaaaatgcaTTATAAGTTTAGAAAGTTAGCAATTTGATTTTATCTTCCTTTAAGATAAATGCATGTGCCAAGGTCCTGCATTCTTGCTCATGGTCCAGAGTATAAGAGCATTtgctttttttgtttctttgacaGATATACTCTGTTAACAGGCTCGTTGCAGTTCCATCACTATTGAGAGCAGTCCTCCTTCCTTTGCAAGGTCCACATTATATGGGACTTCGTAGTTCTTTGAAGTTGCTAGTTTTAACTGGTGAAGTTTTGCACCTGTCCCTATGTGAGAGTTTGCTGAAGCTATTGCCCCATACTGCTATCTTGAACTTATACGGGAGTACAGAGGTGAGGAGACTTAATTGTTGCTACTTATCAGATGCCACCAAGAATAGCTATATCTTCAGTGCTTTTTGGTTTTGCTGTTACATTTCTGCTCCTTTTTCCAGTGCTTATGTTATCTTTAATTAGGACCCCCTAAAATAAGAATACGAGATTGTCAAACAATAAAGGTAGAAGGGGTGTCAGACCTACATGCAACTCTGTAGGAAACTTTCCATTTGAGCTAAGGGGCATAATAAAGTTGATGGCCATATTTCAAGAAATGCCATCTCCTCCTTGATAGCTGAAAAATGCTTTAGATTAACGTCTGAGGCATAAATGTTTAGAGATCTACCATTTTCTTCTTAATGGATCTTCTTAGTAGATCTGTCCAGGTTCAGTCAATCTTTTCTGTTCTTTCTCCactatgtttggttgatattgcAGTTTAGACTGTTGGACTTGATCAGACTGTCCTTTGATTTTTTGTACATCAAAAACTaggattcttttttctttattccttTTTTCTCAAAACTTTTTGGACACAAAATCACGTATGTACCTAACACTAACCTGGTCCTGTCACctatgttttgaaaatttggaaagtGGGGTATGTGATTGTTTATTGTGAGAACCAAGTTCCAGAAACGCCTACAATATAGTTTTGTTATATGAAGACTTAGTTATAATGCTATCCCCTTTAGGAAGGTTTTTGTAGTATGTTAGAGGAGCATCTTATGCACTAAACTGCAGCCAGTTTTGCCATTCTGGAATTAGTTATGCAGCCCGGGATCATATTTGTAATTTCTGTATTTATGGTTGCCAATGCAAACTCTGTGTATGGATTGCTCAAGGTGTCGCAGCATATTGTGATGGTGATACTGCACTtcctccccaaaaaaaaaaaaaaaaaaaaaaaaaaacttatgcaTACATTTTATCTGATGTTTTTAGAGCCTTGGAAATTCTGATCTGCAACTCGCTAACATTTCTCCTGGTTTTAGTCAATGTCTTGCACGTTTCTTTCTTCAATATCTTACATATTCAATTCTAAAAACCAAGGTTGCAGGTGATTGTACATACTTTGATTGCAAGCAGTTGCCACTGATCTTGGAAAATGAGATTGTGAGCAGTGTTCCGATTGGCTTACCTCTTTCAAACTGTGATGTGGTGCTCATTGGGGAAAATGCACCAAAATATGGAGAAATTTACGTTCGTGGACTGTGTAATGGTGTTGGATACTTTGATCATCTTTCCATTACTCCATTTGGCCCTGCAAAATTGCCACAAACTTCTTTTATTAATCATACCTCCAGGGATCCGAGACTACAGGGTTACTTCAAAACTGGTGATCTTGCAAGACAACTTCAAAGTggtgattttatttttatcggAAGGGAAGACCGCACCATAAAATTCAATGGGCAGCGGATTGCTTTAGAAGAGATAGAGAACACATTGAGGGAACATCCGGATATAGTTGATGCAGCAGTAACTTGCCTAAAAAAGCACGGAGAAATCTCAAGTATTGAAGCTTATTTGGTGCCAAAGAAAATGCAAGACTCCAATGAAAACTTTAAATCTTCAATTAGGAGTTGGATGGTCAAGAAACTTCCACAAGCACTGATTCCTAGTCGTATCTTCTTTAGTGAATCATTTCCTACTACTTCCTCGGGGAAAGTGGATTATAATATGTTGGATGATTCCTCAAGTTCAAGGGCACATGGTCGGAGTTATGTTGGAGAAATTTGGGATAATGATGACTTGAAATTTATACAAAAGGTTCTTGATAAGTATTCATGATTTAAGTgtttttccttgcttttttatttttttcttctttgtgaTGTTTGTCCAAACTGAACTCTCATTCTGCATAATTAGCATTAGGTACTTCTTCagttttattataatttttcccttttcaaattattgtgCCAATTGCAGGATATTCTGGTGATCTGGTAAATCTGAATTAATAAGTAGGAAAACTTGTGTATGTCTTTGCATGCTTTGCTTACATTTGAATAGAGTAGATTGGAGTGATTGTGAACTTTAGTATTGTTTTTTATGACCAAAACATGTGAGAACTGTTAGCTTGTGCTAACTTATAACTCTGCTAGCTGGTAATTTTTTATCTTGACATTGCCAACCAGTTTGACatctctcttctttctttcactCTAATCAAGACTAGTTCTAACTAACATATGGTAAGTATTAGTACAAGCACTGGATCATCAAACTTTTGGTACTTATTTTATCAATCATGTCTTTGAAGAGCTGGCTGTACTTATTttgttctaaatttttttttaaaaattttacttgtaaacatatacacacacacaaatgCATACTTATACAGTGCTTCCTTAGGTTCATAGCTGTGGCATCTGTTAGTATCgcattttttaattttgcaGATTTGCCTTGTATAATGGATAACCTTCCATTCTTGTCTTTTTTTGATTAAAGAAGGTAATACCAAATGAAATGACACATTAGAAATACACAAAGATGAATTGATACAATATAAAAAGTGGCTAATTGAAGTATAGAGTAGCTTGTGAACATTCGAACAGAAAACTAGAGAGCTAAAGGAATGAAAAACAATAGTTCATGTTACTTTAAAAAGCAGCTGATGTATCTCTTCTGATGACTTATAAATTTGTTCTCAGAATGgtcttttttcaaaatagaGGGTGGTGAAGAGCTAAAAGGgttgattattttatttctaATAAACTTCTTTTACTGCCTGTGTCGAAGTGTAAATCTGATGCTACAGTTTGGTAACATGCTTTTATTTAATTGAGAAATCTACCCATGGATATATCACTGTCCAAATGTGGGGTATGCTGTGTATATACGGAAGTGCATTTCTTGCATAAAAAATTTAACATTTTTTATCTGCTTCCTAAGTTGAAATGCTCCAAACTTGATATGCCATTTGGTGGGCCTGTGGGACGTATTTTCTGATATGCACCTTTATAGAAATGTTTTACCATTAAagatttcgttttttttttttactattaaaGAGAGATCCATTTtggtttttttaaattttttagttCATAATTAGATTGTACTAGAGCTAGTAAGTAAGCTAGTATTATTTCCTCAGGAAAGTATTTCTGACCAATATGTTTGGCTCCAATTAAGCAGGTTTTCAGTGAAGCTTTGATGGTTGACAACATCTCCATTCATGATAATTTTTTTCATAGTGGTGGTAATTCGGTGTCTGCAGCATATGTTGCTTACAACTTAGGAATCAACATGAAATTACTGTATGCTTTTCCAACCCCATTGAAGCTTCAAATGGCTCTTGAGAGGAAGATAGGTTCTTCCCATTATGACTCAAGAAATGAGGATAATGTGAATGTGGATTCAGGAGTAACGGATGAAATATTGCTCCCAGCGTATTCCAAAACTGGCAGTCCTCATGGAATTAAGCCACGTAGAAGAATGTTTGGAGCAGTTGACAATTCAAATACAGAACATCCTACTAAATTATTGAAAAAAGATTCAAGTTTGTGCATCATTCCAAAGGATGGTAATCTGAAAGATAATGGCTTCTGGAGTTCTCATTCATTTAATGCAGCATGTTCTGTCAGCCGTTGCAACAAAATAATGTACTGTAATGGTGGGCATAATAATTTATGTCACACAATCTCCTCTCAGCAAAtttcaagagaaagaaaaggttCTGTGCAAGAATTATGGAAAGTGAATATGGAGTCTTGTGTTGATGCATCTCCACTCATTGTATGTAAAGGGAGTGAAGTCTACCTTTTTGTTGGATCTCACGCTAAGAAATTTGTTTGTGTGGATGCCAGAAGGTATGGAAGATTTCGTAGCTCTTACATATCAAATCATCCTTGTGGATTTTTCAAATAGTATGTTTTGCATTGACACACCCTATGGCATGCTTCCCTATTAGGATGTTTGATTGCATTTGTagattttatgtacgagtttgGGATTGAGAGTTTGTAAGTTGTTTTTAAGTAGTTATGGCCTACCTTAGAATTGTTCAGACCGCAAAGGAAATGTGTACAACAGTTGAGCAGCATAACCTGGAGGTGTACTTATGTTTTGTGATCACACTGCATATCGATTCTAAGCTAGGTTTCTGAAAAAACAAGTTCATTGGTCATAATATTACATGTTTGATAAAAAGATCTTGTCAGTTTCTAGTCAATGTGGCATGAAAAAAACGGTTAATTGGAGAACTCAATCATAAATAAAAGTACCATAATAGCTTTTTCTGGTATTGTTGCATATTTTTCTGCTGAAATAGTACATTCGTTTCATTTCTTCTCTGTCATGGACATAGTTATACTATGTTTTCCTTGTGATgcaaaattaacaatttaagagcatgcttttcactttttccttttgacATTGTAATATGTAATGGATCAAGAATTGATGCTCTCCATGAATTGCTTGCCTGTTCTATTTGTTTGAGTGAGAGAATGCTGCTTTTAGGCACACTATTTTCATTATATTGTTTTACTCCTAATTTACTAACTGCCTTTTAATTGATGCAGCGGCTTTGTGTTATGGGAGGTCAGACTTGAAGGAAGAATAGAAAGTTCGGCTGCAGTTTTGGATGACTTTTCACAGGTTATGTCTTGCTCTCAACTGTGTTTCTTTTAGTATTTTTGCTctgagaaaatttgttttgtaggttgtagTTGGATGCTATCAAGGAAACATCTATTTTCTGCATCTGTCGGATGGCAGCATCTGTTGGAGGTTTCAAACTGGTGGTGAGGTATGATTGTTGTAATCATTTTCTCTGTTCTTATACAATTGCACATGCTTGAACTACATTTGGTTAATCTTCTCGTTGCTTTTTGTTTGTTATTGTGCTTGAGGGTTGCATGGAACATTAGGGGTCCATTATAAGATGAATGGAAAAGTGAAAGGCTTACTTGGATCTCAGTAATTCAAAGCCTAAAGAGCATTGTGTGTaatttaaaagtgcaagtacTCCTTTCATACATCAACTGAAGTGCATTCCAATTCTAAAGCTACAATAAATGCTTACCTGTTGCTTTTTGGACCATTCCTTCTCTCTTGATTTGTTACTGGCTGATTATGTAGATGTATGTTTTCACCATGTGTCCTTATTTGTGATGTTAAGTTCATAACAAGCTACTTTCCTCACTGTTGTTACTGCCTGCCCTTTATCTTTCCTGTTTGCTTTCTGATTGTTGTACCCATTGCCCTTTCCACTTCTTCCTTCTCCTTGTAGTCTCAATCCCGTGGGtgcttatttttttattttttattttttttactgatTCCAGTCTGCACCAGCTCCCACTGATTTTCCCATTGTTTTCCTTCCTCTCTTCTCACAATTCCAGCCTATTCCCAGTAatgaaaataagatttttcccaTTGTCTTTAAAAAAGTCTTTTAGACAATGTTTTGAGGAGACAATCCACCTCTGAAagacctaaaaaaaaaatcaaaagggaGAGTACAGCAAGTCTCAATTCAGGAAATGTTgaagcaataaaattttttctaaatcTCTGCGGACAAAAGGGCACCTTTATTAGCAAATGCATATCTTATGCCATCTTATAAACATGTAGAAAGtggcaataaaaatgaaaattaatgtCGATTTATTTGTAAAACAGGTGACCAATCATTGTTTACATTGTTTGGTGACTTCAAATTTGTAATCTCTAATCTAGAAAAGATACAAATGTTTTAAATGGGACTGACTAATTATACTTTTGGATACTTTCCAGCCTGAGTCCTAGACTTGAAAGATCTTGTCAATGTTACTCTGGCAAATGCTAAAAGTATGTTGCAATAGATTAAGGACCACTGAATTGGACATGGTGTTGGTAAACAAAAAGTTGCTTGTTGCATATGTATTTTTACAAATTCACTTGCAAATAAACTCTGGTGCATAACTCTTTTATTTGCTAAATGAAAGCATATTAACTCCCTCTCTGTAGATGATATTATATGTTGATGAAGAAGTTCATTACCTCTATTGATTTCTAAACCTGACCTATCAGTTTCTTAGTTATTTGTGTTCATTCATGAGGTGTTTATAGCAAGTTTTGGAACTTGCTTAGTTCCATCATAAGTATTTATCCTTCATCTTAACCATGATTTTAAGATCCAAAAATTACAGTATGAACTTTGATATTGTATTAACAATTTGCAAAAcagattcttgttttcttttcttttttttttgaaaagcaaaAAACTATTCTTTCCTTGTGAGGTTGAACATTTATATCCTGATGTTGGTACTGTAGTTTTGTTATCAGTTGAGAAGGTTGGTTGTGAAATTTAACTAATGAGAAAGTGAAATATTTGTGTTATAGCAAGTGCTGTTAAAATTCCCCTGATCTGTACTTGAATCACATTGGAATATTCAAGTTGCGCTCGGTTAGCCTTGTGCAAAACCTATACAAACTGTTTTCCATGAGTAGCTAGCACCTTGTTTTCTGATAGTAATGTCCAAGTCACACTTGGTTAGCCTTGAGCAATACAAACTGTTTTCCATGAGTAGCTAGTGCCTTCTTTTCTGATAGGATGATATTCCCTACTTATGGAATTATGTACTTggttttcttgggtcaaatcttTATTCAGATATGCTTGAGTGTATTTTGGCATATAAAGAGGCTTAGATTTGCCTTATTTCAGTGATAATTAAATAGCATTTTTAATGTTATGGATAATTACAGATGGTAAATCATCATATCCAAAATTTCAACTATTAATGCATGtactttattatttagtttCCCTTTCCAGAATAGCTTCAAACTGGGTAAAAACTACATCAGCtttacctatttttcctttgttaTATGAAGGTTAAATCTCAACCAGTGGTGGACAAGCTGAGGCACTTGGTCTggtaatgttttattttgagcttcttctttctttctttagaGGAAGTATAGTTTTCCATAATTCATTATACTTTAGGAAACTTTATTCTTCTCAATGCTTGCATGTATGCATGATTTTGTTCAAGCATATAGAGTCAAGGGAACCTTGGATGCATTTCCTCGAAGTGCAccgctccaaaaaaaaaaaggaatggtttttggattgtaattgatGGTTTTTGAGAAAAACTGTCAATTTCATTGAAAAGAttttaaaaaggaagaaagacaGGAAAGGTGTTTGCTGGAGTTCTTAGTTTACAGCCATGTGTGAAACATTTCGGATTTTGGGaacttttaatttatttcagagATTCTTCCGACAAGCAAAAGGAATGAGTGATATGTGGACAATGGAAAAGATACTAATGTCCTTAAAATTCTTGTAATATTTAGGTCTAGTGCTTGATAGCAGAATAAAATCATCACAGCCTTAAGTTCATTGAATGTTTTGGAAGCAGTTAATTGGCTCCAATTTTTTACATTTCCTTCAGTTAGTCATCTTTATTTCCTGGTTATTTGAGGTTCAGTCAGGGTTGGTGGGTTCCCTTGTTTATTGCTGGCAATCTGTAATGTCAGGTTTGTAGCCTTTTGAGCCAATAGAATAATTTTCAGCTATTATTCCCCATTTTAGCCACCCCACAATCTGCCAAAGGGAACTTGGAACCTAAGCTTTTCTATATGGACTGGTTTTTAGAATAATTACTGGAGCAATGTTTGTGTTGTGATGTATGTGGGATAAAAAGGTGAGTGGAAAACATGTTTGTGATGCAAGTAAAAAAAGTTTttccaaataataataaaattaaccaAGCACACTTCACTGGCAGCTTCTCTCTACATATAATCCAAATTTTAATGCATTTTGGCAATCTTCTCTGCAGGTGTGGATCATATGACCACAATCTGTATGGACTTGATTATAAAGGCTATTCTTGTAGTTACAAACTTTATTGCGGGGGGAGTATATTTGGTGCACCTGCTCTTGATGAGGTTTGTCATCCATTATTTCATCttaatttcctttcttttttcctcgtGTGTACCGTTAAGTTGCAGTTATTTTTCCTTTAAGTAGAATTGGCTAATTGTGGAGGAGTTTAGTGCTTTGTCTTTTTGACTGGTTGACTTTCACTTTGTAGACCCATCTTGTAAACATTGTTGTCAATAGGAAATTTAATAGGTGGTTTGGTTTTCAGAAACTTCTTTAGGAAATTTAATTGTCAGTATGAAGATGTTAATTTGAAGAAACGTAAAGGTACTTATGACTTTGAATACTGTTAGCCACTGCATTATGATTTCTAGTTGGTAATGGCAGTTCAAAGGAAGCTGACTTTTGGTAAGCGGCTCAACTTTAACCCCTGCTGCCGGAGGTAGtttataattttgaaaaacGATGAAAGCGTGATTTGATAAATTCCATTAAAGCTGTTACTATCTGGGTAAAGCTTAAGGATTTTAAATGTTATAATAGAATTCCATTTTCTGATTTACATAAAATGCCTTTCTTATATAAGTGAAATTTTAGTTTACAAGAATATAATTGGAATTCAAAGGCTATATGAGACTTTATTCTAACTACTTGCTCCCCTCTTTCagtatacaatttttttagggtttttctctTTATCCAATTGGCATACGTTTGCTTATGCTTTTTAatgtgcaattttttttaatggatCTATGCAAAAATAACCACTTAACTCTAAAGAAGCTTCTTTTCCTCTTAATTTTGATATGGTAATTGAATCGTTTACAGATTCTCTATGGCTTTTTGGTGTACATGCTGTTATCATTTGTAGTATCGCTCTACCACTATACTCTGCATTACTGATAACTTGCATCCAAATTTGACAATTCCAAATTTTTAGATGCGTGAGAAGCTCTTTGTGGCATCTACTAGTGGGATACTGACTGCATTTTCCTTAAAGGTATTAGATCTGCAACTCTTAACTTCGGTTGAATTAGTTGGTGTTTACACCATTGATGTCAGATTAAATGAAGGATGTTCTTTATGCAAGTTTCTGAACTGTGTATGAAGGCGAGATGGATGTCTGTTTTGGGCACAAAACCCATGTGGCAATTAGACTATTCTGATGTTAAATTTTGGCACTCTGTatttgttttggttcaaatATGCCAATGACTTTTTAAAGTCTATGGGTCTGGTTCCTTCTCTAGTTTCAGATGTGAAATCCAGGATCTTCCATTGATTTTGGAATATAACAAGTTTTTGCTGAAAAGAAcaatccatttttcttctctctttttcttgtcctttttgttttgtttcattTCATATTCATAGAATTACAGCCCACTGAATACCAGTCATGCTACTGCTTTGATTACAGCAACTTCCTCAGAAACCACCATGCTGCTGCGGTCCTTGCTCCCATTCCCTTTCTGCCATCGCCATAAAACTGAACAATGCCCCTCTGTCTCCCTTGGCCCCCTATGCAGACATTGTAGCTGTCCTCCCTGATTCTCAGTGCACCTCAGATGGGGTTATTGTTAGTTTTTGGGACCTTAGAtttggttttctttttcatgCTGCATGTTAGAAACAAGTGTACATATGCGGTACTCTGAGATAATTAAGTTCCTTATGATATGAGTATTGTTCTTGGCTGCCCATCTTTTTTCATCTGCTGGGAATCTATCTGGGATTAAGCTATGTTTTCATGCAGGATTCATCATGCAGTAAATCATGGATCCAGGACTTAGAAGCACCTGTATTTGGATCTGTTTTAATCAATTTTAACAATGGAAATGGTATGTTAGAATTACATATTACCAACCTTGTTGCTTCCTACTTCATTAGTATATGTGTGCCATTTCTGGGGAAAAAAATGCTGGTGGGATGTTTGCATGGATATTGTGTAGATTTATTTCTCTCAGGCACTTCAAATTTCTGTATTGTATTCAGAGTCTAAAATCTTGTACCCACAgacttcacaaaattaatacAGCTGGGTGGTCGAGAGCCACTTTCATATAACCCCGTCGTTGTCTTCCAGTTATTTGCTGCTTGGTTGATGGCAATGTTGTTTCATTGGATGCTGATGGATCCATTCTTTGGAAGGTATGGCTACATGTCTCAGTTAATGGACCTATTAAATCACCTATTTGTGCTAAATTCCAATTGCTGGATACGTATCTTAGTGCTCTACTATTAATTGATTCTCAGGAGAGATTACATACCACTCAGGGTTAATTAGGCTCAGATCCTCTGAGAGATGTCTGGATTACCAATAGGTTTTCTGATATGTTGGAAACTACACTAGCATCCTTGGGAAGAGAAATAAATATATAGGTTCATCATTGAAACCCCTTCAGAATATACATTCAGGGCTACGAAATTATTTGAAGAAATAAACAGATATACAAGTACACCCGAGAATCAGAAATAGGAAAAGGACAATAGTTATGTAGGTTTTTGTTCCTTGTCTTTAATTAGGAGTGCAGTTGTCGCCCATTCAAATTCTTCCTTCCCATCCTTTCTGGGGTGCAAAATGGAAGGTACATGGTAACTACACCTCAAGAGTACCCCTCCTATGAGACACAGATTTTAACAAACGTAATAAACGGAAATGTACAGTAAATAGAAATGCCAAACCATTGagaatttcctttttcctccACCCACTTATCCCTACCTCCTTGGAACAACCCATTTTGCCAGCCACCGTGGGCTTCTCCCTTCCTGTCCTATTTGCCCCTGCCATTACTGTAACACAGTGTCCCTTTCCTTCACTGTGCTTCCTGACCATTGGAACTCCAATGCAGTTACCACCTCCACTCCCTCTCTACTTAAAACCCTCCATGCTATCTTCCTTTTGCCATTATTCCTCCAACCAGCCCACCTTCTTCCTTGAACAAACTGCCGCTGTCCTCAATACCACCTCAATCTAACTAAGAAATCATTAGCCCCAGCCATAAATTCCCTTTCTCCAAACGTTTGTTGTAGCAGCCACCTTCCCTGCTACCAATCCAACAAACCTTTCTTTCCACGTCGTGCCTCTGATTCTGGTATTATTGCTCAAAAGATCCGTTTTCCATACCATAGCAACGTCAACATTTCAGATCCAGCCCATCTGCTTGTGCATTTCCTGTGGGATGAGTGAACAAATTTGTTTGTGCAGTTGTGACTTTGTACGCATGTACCTTTTCTCGTCTGAGAGTGACTCTGTGTTCTATCTGCATGT
This portion of the Coffea arabica cultivar ET-39 chromosome 2e, Coffea Arabica ET-39 HiFi, whole genome shotgun sequence genome encodes:
- the LOC113732104 gene encoding putative acyl-activating enzyme 19 isoform X8 encodes the protein MADDAPPPPPPLPPELKLPVCCISHLFQKAATNSPDKIAVIHASGGAKLISQQYDGQLSFDQQTRPVSNPELVDSKTAPPLLSKQPPVYGGDECFTYSEILSAVNSLSSWLRRILDGADDPHIIKPQSGYKLGGQQANSDKNSESMGFFNLSGEQVTKLHDKCMPRRIGIYMEPSVEYIVAVLSVLRCGESFMPLDPSWPEERILSVVFSSRADLIIGCESLVDDGCFHQLDNVHWLASRGYCPVLCISIRQCIERQGHLCSLVWPCESESSRLFCYLMYTSGSTGKPKGVCGTEAGLLNRFLWMQDLYPMHGQDYLVFKTSISFIDHLQEFLSGILTTSTLVVPPFNVLKENILCMVDFLQIYSVNRLVAVPSLLRAVLLPLQGPHYMGLRSSLKLLVLTGEVLHLSLCESLLKLLPHTAILNLYGSTEVAGDCTYFDCKQLPLILENEIVSSVPIGLPLSNCDVVLIGENAPKYGEIYVRGLCNGVGYFDHLSITPFGPAKLPQTSFINHTSRDPRLQGYFKTGDLARQLQSGDFIFIGREDRTIKFNGQRIALEEIENTLREHPDIVDAAVTCLKKHGEISSIEAYLVPKKMQDSNENFKSSIRSWMVKKLPQALIPSRIFFSESFPTTSSGKVDYNMLDDSSSSRAHGRSYVGEIWDNDDLKFIQKVFSEALMVDNISIHDNFFHSGGNSVSAAYVAYNLGINMKLLYAFPTPLKLQMALERKIGSSHYDSRNEDNVNVDSGVTDEILLPAYSKTGSPHGIKPRRRMFGAVDNSNTEHPTKLLKKDSSLCIIPKDGNLKDNGFWSSHSFNAACSVSRCNKIMYCNGGHNNLCHTISSQQISRERKGSVQELWKVNMESCVDASPLIVCKGSEVYLFVGSHAKKFVCVDARSGFVLWEVRLEGRIESSAAVLDDFSQVVVGCYQGNIYFLHLSDGSICWRFQTGGEVKSQPVVDKLRHLVWCGSYDHNLYGLDYKGYSCSYKLYCGGSIFGAPALDEMREKLFVASTSGILTAFSLKDSSCSKSWIQDLEAPVFGSVLINFNNGNESKILYPQTSQN
- the LOC113732104 gene encoding putative acyl-activating enzyme 19 isoform X5 yields the protein MADDAPPPPPPLPPELKLPVCCISHLFQKAATNSPDKIAVIHASGGAKLISQQYDGQLSFDQQTRPVSNPELVDSKTAPPLLSKQPPVYGGDECFTYSEILSAVNSLSSWLRRILDGADDPHIIKPQSGYKLGGQQANSDKNSESMGFFNLSGEQVTKLHDKCMPRRIGIYMEPSVEYIVAVLSVLRCGESFMPLDPSWPEERILSVVFSSRADLIIGCESLVDDGCFHQLDNVHWLASRGYCPVLCISIRQCIERQGHLCSLVWPCESESSRLFCYLMYTSGSTGKPKGVCGTEAGLLNRFLWMQDLYPMHGQDYLVFKTSISFIDHLQEFLSGILTTSTLVVPPFNVLKENILCMVDFLQIYSVNRLVAVPSLLRAVLLPLQGPHYMGLRSSLKLLVLTGEVLHLSLCESLLKLLPHTAILNLYGSTEVAGDCTYFDCKQLPLILENEIVSSVPIGLPLSNCDVVLIGENAPKYGEIYVRGLCNGVGYFDHLSITPFGPAKLPQTSFINHTSRDPRLQGYFKTGDLARQLQSGDFIFIGREDRTIKFNGQRIALEEIENTLREHPDIVDAAVTCLKKHGEISSIEAYLVPKKMQDSNENFKSSIRSWMVKKLPQALIPSRIFFSESFPTTSSGKVDYNMLDDSSSSRAHGRSYVGEIWDNDDLKFIQKVFSEALMVDNISIHDNFFHSGGNSVSAAYVAYNLGINMKLLYAFPTPLKLQMALERKIGSSHYDSRNEDNVNVDSGVTDEILLPAYSKTGSPHGIKPRRRMFGAVDNSNTEHPTKLLKKDSSLCIIPKDGNLKDNGFWSSHSFNAACSVSRCNKIMYCNGGHNNLCHTISSQQISRERKGSVQELWKVNMESCVDASPLIVCKGSEVYLFVGSHAKKFVCVDARSGFVLWEVRLEGRIESSAAVLDDFSQVVVGCYQGNIYFLHLSDGSICWRFQTGGEVKSQPVVDKLRHLVWCGSYDHNLYGLDYKGYSCSYKLYCGGSIFGAPALDEMREKLFVASTSGILTAFSLKDSSCSKSWIQDLEAPVFGSVLINFNNGNDFTKLIQLGGREPLSYNPVVVFQLFAAWLMAMLFHWMLMDPFFGRHFVVGQYLLDHAYLRHCPPRYLYVLEMEASILSNWKMEIYFGNKLLDIQSLRQRI